The proteins below come from a single Tissierella sp. MB52-C2 genomic window:
- a CDS encoding HAD-IIIA family hydrolase yields the protein MKVAFLDRDGTIIEDYEDKLWSSITEPVFINGSIDAIKAIRQKGYEIIIITNQYLINEKIITLHQYEEITDKFIRKLLDDGIEILGIFYCPHSKEENCNCMKPKDGMIKMALEKHPEIDLENSFIAGDSLCDVQLGERLGIKTFGIRLDRSKGKTIKIDSLKDIVKYL from the coding sequence TTGAAGGTAGCATTTTTAGATAGAGATGGAACAATCATAGAAGATTATGAGGATAAATTATGGAGTAGTATAACTGAACCTGTTTTTATAAATGGATCAATAGATGCCATTAAAGCTATAAGGCAAAAGGGATATGAAATTATTATTATAACAAATCAATATTTAATAAATGAGAAAATTATTACCTTACATCAATATGAAGAGATTACAGATAAGTTTATAAGAAAATTGTTAGATGATGGAATCGAAATACTGGGCATATTCTACTGTCCACATTCTAAAGAGGAAAACTGTAACTGTATGAAACCCAAAGATGGAATGATAAAAATGGCATTAGAAAAACATCCAGAAATAGATTTAGAAAATTCTTTTATAGCTGGAGATTCCTTGTGTGATGTTCAACTAGGAGAAAGATTAGGGATAAAGACATTTGGTATAAGGTTAGACAGGTCTAAAGGAAAAACAATAAAAATAGATTCGCTAAAAGATATAGTTAAATATTTATAA
- a CDS encoding GNAT family protein: protein MSSFEKVETNRLILREFIEIDIQEVHQYASDPDVSEYEPWGPNTLKQTEEFVKKCIEYQHQKDRVDFELAVIEKSNNKLIGACGLHISDQEDREGWIGYVINKLYWRKGYGTEIAEKLLDIGFNEFKLHRIYATCHPNNLGSKKILQKIGMQKEGCLRKHMWCKDDWRDSLLYAILEDEYNQG, encoded by the coding sequence ATGTCAAGTTTTGAAAAAGTAGAAACTAATAGATTGATATTAAGAGAATTCATAGAAATAGATATTCAGGAAGTCCATCAATACGCATCAGATCCAGATGTATCAGAATATGAGCCATGGGGTCCAAATACATTAAAACAAACAGAAGAATTTGTGAAGAAATGTATAGAATATCAACATCAAAAAGATAGAGTAGATTTCGAATTAGCTGTAATAGAGAAAAGTAACAATAAACTAATAGGAGCTTGTGGGCTTCATATTTCAGACCAGGAAGATAGAGAAGGCTGGATTGGATATGTTATCAACAAACTATATTGGCGAAAAGGATATGGAACAGAAATTGCAGAGAAATTATTAGATATTGGGTTTAATGAGTTTAAGTTACACAGAATTTATGCAACTTGTCATCCTAATAATCTAGGTTCTAAAAAAATATTACAGAAAATTGGGATGCAAAAAGAGGGATGCTTAAGGAAGCATATGTGGTGTAAAGACGATTGGAGAGATTCACTACTCTATGCTATTTTGGAAGATGAATATAATCAAGGATAA
- a CDS encoding AIR synthase related protein — translation MNISKYRDLTLIDINEEQLLVISCDSAGGIGNKKNDVVKTTPEVIGYFTTQVALMEILSFGAKPITVVNTLSVEMNDTGKRIIKGIKEALEPLDFHNINLITGSTEENFPVTVTGIGITIIGIINKKEWRKPYTEPGLIATVVGLPKVGNEVLNDSNTIMITSKLLELKKKIYIKEILPVGSKGILYELNQMSKTNNIKYSLEDNLSIDIYKSGGPSTCVIVSMEESKYGELKNEISIPVNRIGRFI, via the coding sequence ATGAATATAAGCAAATATAGAGATTTAACATTGATAGATATAAATGAAGAACAATTGTTAGTTATATCATGTGATTCAGCTGGAGGAATAGGAAATAAGAAAAATGATGTAGTTAAGACTACTCCTGAGGTTATAGGTTATTTTACAACACAAGTTGCTCTTATGGAGATACTTTCATTTGGTGCTAAACCTATTACTGTAGTAAATACTTTATCTGTAGAAATGAACGATACAGGTAAAAGAATAATAAAAGGTATTAAAGAGGCTTTAGAACCCTTGGATTTTCATAATATAAACTTAATAACAGGAAGTACAGAAGAAAACTTTCCAGTAACTGTTACAGGAATAGGCATAACTATAATAGGAATTATAAATAAGAAAGAGTGGAGAAAGCCTTATACAGAACCTGGATTGATTGCTACTGTAGTAGGTTTACCTAAAGTGGGTAATGAAGTGTTAAATGATAGCAATACTATAATGATTACTTCAAAATTATTGGAGTTAAAGAAAAAAATATATATAAAGGAAATACTTCCTGTTGGTTCAAAGGGAATATTGTATGAACTAAATCAGATGTCTAAAACTAATAATATTAAATACTCTTTAGAAGATAACCTGTCAATAGATATTTATAAATCTGGTGGGCCATCAACTTGTGTAATTGTATCTATGGAAGAAAGTAAGTATGGAGAATTAAAAAATGAAATTTCCATACCTGTGAATAGAATAGGAAGATTTATATAG
- a CDS encoding methyltransferase domain-containing protein: protein MKEIELWYDEKYDEWDRLERHKIEFDITRRYIDENIIGENLKIFDIGGGPGRYSIYLAEKGHRVSLLDLSKRNIEVAKEKSAERGILLEDYIHGNALELDKYNDVYDVILLMGPLYHLTKESDRRAAIDGALRLLKPNGIIIASFISNYAPIQDYLKSVYPIESVDELLEYLKNGENQGDKGFTTAYFTDYKEAKELMNSFGLTEIVFANVENILGAREKEINMLEQSEYRKWLEIGYQLSQDESLMGTGEHFLYIGRK, encoded by the coding sequence ATGAAGGAGATTGAACTATGGTACGATGAAAAATATGATGAATGGGACAGATTAGAGCGACACAAAATTGAATTTGATATTACTAGAAGATATATAGATGAAAATATAATCGGAGAAAATCTGAAGATATTTGATATTGGAGGCGGCCCTGGAAGATATTCTATATATTTGGCAGAAAAAGGACATAGAGTATCATTACTTGACTTATCAAAGCGTAATATTGAAGTTGCAAAAGAAAAATCAGCCGAAAGAGGAATTTTACTAGAGGATTATATACATGGGAATGCATTGGAGTTGGATAAATATAATGATGTATATGATGTTATTTTGTTAATGGGACCTCTATATCATTTAACTAAAGAATCAGATAGAAGAGCTGCTATTGACGGTGCTTTGAGATTATTGAAACCAAATGGAATTATAATTGCATCCTTTATATCTAATTATGCACCTATTCAAGATTACCTTAAATCAGTATATCCAATTGAATCTGTAGACGAGCTACTTGAGTACTTAAAAAATGGTGAAAATCAAGGAGATAAAGGATTTACTACAGCCTATTTTACAGATTATAAAGAAGCAAAGGAATTGATGAATAGTTTTGGACTAACTGAAATAGTATTTGCTAATGTTGAGAATATTTTAGGGGCAAGGGAAAAAGAAATTAATATGCTAGAACAAAGTGAATATAGAAAATGGTTGGAGATTGGATATCAACTGAGTCAAGATGAAAGTCTTATGGGAACTGGTGAACATTTCTTGTATATTGGACGAAAATGA
- a CDS encoding NAD(P)H-dependent oxidoreductase has protein sequence MKIVIVYGNGRRGSTYNCVQIIKRTIEQYGDVRFEEIWLPKDLPELCCGCFNCILRGEQFCPHSDYVSPIVSSIIEADGIIMASPAYGLDVSGAMKTLIDHLCFMWMPHRPHNEMFSKVGFVVSTAAGSGMKRVNKTMKLALNYMGFKRIYDFGSAVAASRWEDVKESKKLTIEKRLIKKSQKYYQSLVNRKKLKSRLSTKVIFRAMRTMISGYQDGNIDKEYWKSMGWFNNTKPV, from the coding sequence ATGAAGATTGTTATAGTATATGGAAATGGAAGAAGGGGTAGCACATATAACTGTGTCCAAATAATAAAAAGAACTATAGAACAATATGGAGATGTTAGATTTGAAGAAATATGGCTCCCAAAGGATTTGCCAGAACTTTGTTGTGGATGCTTTAATTGTATTCTGAGAGGAGAGCAATTTTGTCCCCATAGTGATTATGTGTCTCCCATAGTTAGCTCTATTATTGAAGCAGATGGAATTATTATGGCATCACCAGCATATGGGCTAGATGTATCTGGAGCAATGAAAACTCTGATAGATCATTTATGTTTTATGTGGATGCCTCATAGACCTCATAATGAAATGTTTTCAAAGGTAGGGTTTGTAGTTTCAACTGCAGCAGGAAGTGGCATGAAAAGGGTAAATAAAACTATGAAGTTAGCTTTGAACTACATGGGTTTTAAGCGTATATATGATTTTGGTAGTGCCGTTGCTGCATCTAGATGGGAAGATGTAAAAGAAAGTAAGAAATTGACCATTGAGAAAAGACTTATTAAAAAATCTCAGAAATACTATCAATCTCTAGTTAATAGGAAGAAGCTAAAATCTAGATTATCTACCAAAGTAATTTTCAGAGCGATGAGAACAATGATATCTGGATATCAAGATGGAAACATTGATAAGGAGTACTGGAAAAGTATGGGATGGTTTAACAATACTAAGCCTGTGTAG
- a CDS encoding GNAT family N-acetyltransferase, giving the protein MESLDITIERITKSNYHMFDDMVYWRTNGFERTEDEKDKNKDITFRDAFSELDYQGFYVFAALYEGRFVGWIMLIYIPKIGKWNRGIIFVEELWTAPEFRRKGIAMKLMEKAFEVQNETGAIKVRLYTDNMPAQKLYEKCGLRVTNEAVFMESNHN; this is encoded by the coding sequence ATGGAAAGTTTAGATATAACTATTGAACGAATCACTAAAAGTAATTACCATATGTTTGATGATATGGTATATTGGAGGACAAATGGATTTGAAAGAACTGAGGATGAGAAAGATAAAAATAAGGATATAACTTTTAGGGATGCATTCTCTGAACTTGATTACCAAGGTTTTTATGTTTTTGCTGCTCTTTATGAAGGACGTTTCGTGGGGTGGATAATGCTAATATATATACCTAAAATAGGTAAATGGAATAGAGGTATAATTTTTGTTGAGGAATTGTGGACAGCCCCTGAATTCAGAAGAAAAGGAATTGCTATGAAACTTATGGAAAAAGCATTTGAAGTTCAAAATGAAACTGGAGCAATTAAGGTCAGACTCTATACAGATAATATGCCAGCACAAAAACTATATGAAAAATGTGGTCTCAGAGTAACAAATGAGGCAGTATTCATGGAATCAAACCATAATTAG
- a CDS encoding AAA family ATPase, which translates to MKKLIIINGVPGVGKTTICRELYKSISDSVWLDADWCWMMNPFVVNEENKRMVENNINFLLRSYLNNSSYKYVVFNWVISNEKIFETILSKLDDIEFQLYKISLISSPKVLKERMLEDGRTEEQIENSISRLKFYEDMDTFKIDTTNVSVKNVVSKILEMIK; encoded by the coding sequence ATGAAAAAACTAATTATAATTAATGGGGTACCAGGGGTAGGAAAAACCACCATATGCAGAGAACTTTATAAATCAATTTCAGACTCAGTGTGGTTAGATGCTGATTGGTGTTGGATGATGAATCCTTTTGTGGTCAATGAAGAGAATAAGAGGATGGTTGAGAATAATATTAATTTCTTATTAAGAAGCTACCTGAATAATTCCTCTTATAAATATGTTGTTTTTAATTGGGTAATAAGCAATGAAAAGATATTTGAAACAATACTAAGTAAATTAGATGATATAGAATTTCAGCTTTATAAAATATCATTAATATCTTCTCCTAAAGTCCTTAAAGAAAGAATGTTAGAAGATGGAAGAACAGAAGAACAAATCGAAAATAGCATTAGTAGATTAAAATTTTATGAAGATATGGATACATTTAAAATAGATACAACAAACGTCAGTGTAAAAAACGTAGTCAGTAAAATCTTGGAGATGATAAAATAA
- a CDS encoding ASCH domain-containing protein, with protein MKKTEHNSVIVMWERYLESIGESIDTTEKEYVSWHFEITEGAANKLAKLVLEGKKKATASSLWVYEWEGEPTPNEGDYSIITDWDGIAVCIIQTKRVEIIPFNLITEEHARKEGEGDLSLEYWRKVHEEFFIEECNSIGKEFTEDMPVIFEEFEVVYI; from the coding sequence ATGAAGAAAACAGAACATAATTCAGTGATTGTTATGTGGGAGAGATATTTAGAATCAATTGGAGAATCTATTGATACTACTGAGAAAGAATATGTATCATGGCATTTTGAAATAACGGAAGGTGCAGCAAACAAATTAGCAAAATTAGTTTTAGAAGGTAAGAAGAAAGCTACGGCATCCTCATTATGGGTATATGAATGGGAAGGGGAGCCTACACCAAATGAAGGTGATTACAGCATAATAACGGATTGGGATGGTATTGCAGTATGTATTATTCAGACAAAACGTGTTGAAATAATACCATTCAACTTGATTACAGAAGAGCATGCAAGAAAAGAAGGTGAAGGAGACTTAAGTCTTGAATATTGGAGGAAGGTCCATGAAGAGTTTTTTATTGAGGAATGCAATAGTATTGGCAAAGAATTCACAGAAGATATGCCAGTGATTTTTGAGGAGTTTGAGGTAGTTTATATTTAG
- a CDS encoding sodium ion-translocating decarboxylase subunit beta: MKEQGLRKLITIFTVIAVVITIISIGFMYLSYRLNNEVGKVSSIGIIGGADGPTAIYITWRLSPYVFTVIFLLLSIVGVLYLFFTRKVIK; this comes from the coding sequence TTGAAAGAACAAGGATTACGAAAATTAATTACTATATTTACTGTTATTGCTGTGGTAATAACTATTATTAGTATAGGATTTATGTATTTATCATACAGACTAAATAACGAAGTAGGTAAAGTAAGCTCTATAGGGATTATAGGTGGTGCTGATGGACCAACAGCTATTTATATAACATGGAGACTATCTCCATATGTTTTTACTGTTATATTTTTATTGCTTTCAATAGTTGGAGTTTTATATTTGTTTTTTACTAGAAAAGTAATTAAATGA
- a CDS encoding S41 family peptidase — MKKKIFNIKVKSNQYFEEKLDNFIIGNRPIHLTQPLIILSSRNTSSAAEDFLIMIDVAKRGIMIGEESHGSTGTLLLGKLPVNRRFAICTRFCTYPDGKEFINIGVKPHIYEATSIEDYKNGVDNVLNKGLLELRKTI; from the coding sequence TTGAAAAAGAAGATCTTTAACATAAAGGTCAAAAGTAATCAATATTTTGAGGAAAAATTAGATAATTTCATTATAGGGAATCGTCCCATCCATTTAACACAGCCATTAATAATTCTATCTTCACGAAATACAAGTTCCGCTGCAGAGGATTTTTTAATTATGATTGATGTTGCAAAAAGAGGGATTATGATTGGAGAAGAATCCCATGGTTCTACTGGAACTTTACTACTAGGGAAATTACCAGTTAATAGAAGATTTGCTATATGTACTAGATTTTGTACATATCCAGATGGAAAAGAGTTTATCAATATTGGTGTAAAACCTCATATATATGAAGCGACTTCTATTGAGGACTACAAAAATGGAGTAGATAATGTATTAAACAAAGGATTGCTGGAATTGAGAAAGACTATATAG
- a CDS encoding DUF4177 domain-containing protein: MYKYIYIEAQATGIMREGNHRELIDKYSKEGWRFVTAIPTRSNGHGVIKNFDLVFEKEDL, from the coding sequence ATGTATAAATATATTTATATTGAGGCACAGGCAACAGGGATAATGAGAGAAGGAAATCATAGGGAGCTAATTGACAAATACAGTAAGGAAGGATGGAGATTTGTTACTGCTATTCCTACAAGATCTAATGGACATGGGGTTATTAAGAATTTTGATTTAGTATTTGAAAAAGAAGATCTTTAA
- a CDS encoding type II CAAX prenyl endopeptidase Rce1 family protein, whose amino-acid sequence MKEVEYMACFFLGLICAISIYKTGKIWTGIIIHNLNDFGYFSK is encoded by the coding sequence ATGAAAGAGGTTGAATATATGGCTTGTTTTTTTCTTGGATTAATCTGTGCTATAAGCATATATAAGACAGGAAAGATATGGACTGGAATTATAATACATAACCTAAATGATTTTGGCTATTTTAGTAAATAA
- a CDS encoding GNAT family protein: MKTLETERTILRTWKIDDIDDFYEYAKNPNIGPSAGWKPHENQDVSMKILQSFIEKGEVWAIEYKANNKVIGSIGAHSDEKRRGVNGKMIGYVLSEDYWGQGIMCEVVKEVIRYLFDEENCEIISCYHYPFNIQSKRVIEKSGFQYEGTLRFASKIYDGRIYDDVCYSVMREEYLDRKQR; the protein is encoded by the coding sequence GTGAAAACACTAGAAACTGAAAGAACTATTCTTAGGACATGGAAAATAGATGATATAGATGATTTTTATGAATATGCAAAAAATCCTAATATAGGGCCAAGTGCAGGATGGAAGCCTCATGAGAACCAAGATGTCTCAATGAAAATACTACAATCATTCATAGAAAAAGGGGAAGTATGGGCAATTGAATATAAAGCTAATAATAAGGTAATAGGTTCAATAGGCGCTCATAGTGATGAGAAGAGACGAGGAGTTAATGGAAAGATGATTGGATATGTACTTTCAGAGGATTACTGGGGGCAGGGAATTATGTGTGAGGTTGTAAAAGAAGTAATAAGATACTTATTTGACGAAGAGAATTGCGAGATAATTTCCTGCTACCATTACCCTTTTAATATTCAATCGAAAAGAGTAATTGAAAAAAGCGGGTTTCAATATGAGGGGACTTTAAGATTTGCTAGTAAAATATATGATGGAAGGATTTATGATGATGTTTGTTATTCTGTAATGAGAGAAGAGTATTTAGATAGAAAACAAAGATAG
- a CDS encoding class I SAM-dependent methyltransferase, whose amino-acid sequence MELGNIYENTAWLYDYDDRDNLTDDIDFYKEYASKLGGEVLELGCGTGRVALRLAEAGFEITGLDLSDTMLEIFREKLKNSPYKDNITLVKGNMAEFNLRKKYKLIIAPFRAFQSLTEDEDIINCLNCIKKHLSDKGFFILNVFRPYKELDETWCYDEVVQWEVNDDNRCHKIVKKHWGDKIDTVNQIIYPHYAFEITDSNGNMKRLEEHLKLKYYYYDQIVRYLKEAGFAIEEEYGWYDKSNIENGRELIFVCKKLGGNK is encoded by the coding sequence ATGGAGTTAGGAAATATTTATGAAAATACGGCATGGCTATACGACTATGACGATAGAGATAATTTGACTGATGATATAGATTTTTATAAAGAATATGCGTCAAAATTAGGCGGAGAGGTACTAGAATTAGGCTGTGGTACTGGAAGAGTAGCCCTGAGGTTAGCAGAAGCTGGATTTGAGATTACGGGACTGGATTTATCAGATACTATGCTTGAAATCTTTAGAGAAAAATTAAAAAATAGCCCTTACAAAGATAATATCACTTTAGTAAAGGGAAATATGGCTGAGTTTAATTTAAGGAAAAAATACAAATTGATTATTGCACCCTTTAGAGCATTCCAATCATTAACTGAAGATGAAGATATAATAAACTGTTTAAATTGTATTAAGAAGCATTTATCAGATAAAGGTTTTTTTATATTAAATGTATTTAGACCTTATAAAGAATTAGATGAAACTTGGTGCTATGATGAGGTAGTTCAATGGGAAGTTAATGATGACAACAGATGCCATAAAATTGTAAAGAAACATTGGGGTGATAAAATTGATACAGTAAACCAGATTATTTATCCCCATTATGCCTTCGAAATTACAGATAGTAATGGAAATATGAAAAGATTAGAGGAACATTTAAAACTAAAGTATTATTACTATGATCAAATTGTTAGATATTTAAAAGAGGCTGGGTTTGCCATAGAGGAAGAATATGGTTGGTATGATAAAAGCAATATTGAAAATGGCAGGGAACTAATTTTTGTATGCAAGAAACTAGGAGGTAATAAATAG
- a CDS encoding DUF1801 domain-containing protein: MHKSKVGNINKKDFNRKPYNFLNKIMILIYTLLILVYTLRDKLYKFDNKYITLFAWVAPNFISSFIFTLIGIFYMVPMYFKDIKTINNSKLLWLINILNILVFAIIEYLHVVFKLGIWDNKDMVASLIGIILATMVYFKFRGEISVEKDIKMKTIDEYIGTCSEEIQPKLMELIQIIRDVSPELIEKISWGMPTFYFKGNIIHFASHKKHIGLYCGEEAVENFIEGLQNYKTSNGTIQIPNDRELDAELIQKIVRFNIEGNRNK, from the coding sequence ATGCATAAATCTAAGGTAGGAAATATAAATAAAAAAGATTTCAATAGAAAACCATATAATTTCTTAAATAAAATAATGATTCTAATATATACTTTATTGATTTTAGTATATACACTCAGAGATAAATTATATAAGTTTGATAATAAGTATATTACCTTATTTGCATGGGTTGCCCCAAATTTTATATCAAGTTTTATTTTTACACTAATAGGTATTTTTTATATGGTTCCTATGTATTTTAAGGATATTAAGACAATCAATAATTCTAAACTTTTATGGTTAATCAATATATTAAATATACTTGTTTTTGCAATTATAGAATATTTACATGTGGTTTTTAAACTAGGTATATGGGATAACAAAGATATGGTTGCTTCTTTAATTGGTATAATACTTGCTACAATGGTTTACTTTAAATTTAGGGGAGAGATATCAGTGGAAAAGGATATAAAAATGAAAACTATTGATGAATATATTGGGACATGCTCTGAAGAAATTCAACCTAAGCTTATGGAACTTATACAGATTATTCGAGATGTATCACCAGAATTGATAGAGAAAATTAGCTGGGGTATGCCTACTTTTTACTTCAAGGGCAATATAATCCATTTTGCATCACATAAAAAACATATTGGTCTATATTGTGGTGAAGAAGCAGTTGAAAACTTTATAGAAGGACTTCAAAACTACAAGACTTCCAATGGTACTATTCAAATACCTAATGATAGAGAATTAGATGCAGAGCTAATTCAAAAGATAGTAAGGTTTAATATTGAGGGAAATAGAAATAAATAA
- the tnpB gene encoding IS200/IS605 family element RNA-guided endonuclease TnpB — MLRAYKYRIYPNQIQKEQLAKTFGCTRFVYNYYLDKKIKGYEKGWKSLSKIDCNNHLNRELKKEFIWLKDVDKFALTNAIYNLDVAYQNFFRRIKQGSDKIGFPKFKSKHSNRFSYTTNFTNNNIEVDFIENRVKLPKLKWIETKVHREFDGKIKSATITQNPSGRYFVSILVDTQMKELPKTNKVIGFDLGIREFLIDSNGNKIPNPKNLHKNERKLAKLQRQLAKKQKDSKNRNKIRKKVAKLHENIKNTRKDFLHKLSSQIVNENQVIVSEDINVRGLVKNHKLAKAISDVSWTEFTRQLEYKANWYGRTYIKIDRYYPSSQLCSECEYKNVETKDLSIREWICENCGTEHDRDINASKNILKEGLRIIA, encoded by the coding sequence ATGCTAAGAGCATATAAATATAGAATATATCCCAATCAAATTCAAAAAGAACAATTAGCAAAGACCTTTGGATGTACTAGATTTGTCTACAATTATTACCTAGATAAAAAGATAAAAGGATATGAAAAAGGATGGAAATCATTATCAAAAATAGATTGCAACAACCATCTAAACAGAGAATTAAAGAAAGAATTTATATGGCTGAAAGATGTAGATAAGTTTGCCCTAACAAATGCTATTTACAATTTAGATGTAGCATATCAGAATTTTTTTAGAAGAATAAAACAAGGAAGTGACAAAATAGGATTTCCTAAATTCAAAAGTAAACATAGCAATAGATTTAGTTATACAACAAATTTTACAAACAATAATATAGAAGTAGACTTTATAGAGAACAGAGTAAAGCTACCAAAATTAAAATGGATAGAAACCAAAGTACATAGAGAATTTGATGGAAAAATCAAATCAGCAACAATCACACAAAATCCAAGTGGTAGATACTTTGTAAGCATACTAGTGGATACACAGATGAAAGAATTACCAAAAACAAATAAAGTCATAGGATTCGATTTAGGAATTAGAGAATTTTTAATAGACAGTAATGGAAACAAAATCCCCAATCCGAAGAATCTACATAAGAATGAAAGGAAGTTAGCGAAACTACAGAGGCAATTAGCAAAGAAGCAAAAAGACAGTAAAAATAGGAACAAAATAAGAAAAAAAGTAGCCAAACTTCATGAGAATATAAAAAACACCAGAAAAGACTTCTTACATAAGCTGTCTTCACAGATAGTAAACGAAAACCAAGTAATAGTCAGTGAAGATATTAATGTAAGAGGATTAGTGAAGAATCACAAACTAGCTAAAGCAATATCAGATGTAAGTTGGACAGAATTTACCAGACAACTAGAATATAAAGCCAATTGGTATGGAAGAACCTATATAAAAATAGACAGATACTATCCATCCAGTCAATTATGTTCAGAGTGTGAATACAAGAATGTAGAGACAAAAGATTTATCAATCAGAGAATGGATATGTGAGAATTGTGGAACAGAACACGACAGAGATATAAATGCAAGCAAAAACATACTAAAAGAAGGACTGAGAATAATAGCATAG
- a CDS encoding GNAT family N-acetyltransferase: MFQDTGDLMNEEIFLQLNRTVDANVDKRYVPAYIFKICRCSDGIEVGECDLRVGHNINTRFGGNIGYTIHEPYRGNYYAGKACLLLFKLARRHGLDTVIITCDPDNIASRKTCEYCGANLLEIVDVPEWHPMYKDGSRKTCRYEVRLK, encoded by the coding sequence ATGTTTCAGGATACAGGAGATTTAATGAATGAAGAAATATTTTTACAATTAAATAGAACTGTAGATGCAAATGTTGATAAGAGGTATGTTCCAGCTTATATTTTTAAAATATGTCGTTGTTCAGATGGAATAGAAGTTGGAGAATGTGATTTGCGAGTAGGACATAATATAAACACTAGATTTGGAGGAAATATTGGTTACACAATTCATGAGCCATATAGAGGTAACTACTATGCAGGTAAGGCCTGTTTATTACTTTTTAAACTAGCAAGACGACATGGGCTTGATACTGTTATTATTACATGTGATCCAGATAATATAGCTTCAAGAAAAACCTGTGAATATTGTGGAGCAAATTTATTAGAAATAGTAGATGTACCTGAATGGCATCCCATGTATAAAGATGGTAGCAGGAAAACTTGTCGATATGAAGTAAGGTTAAAGTAG
- a CDS encoding GNAT family N-acetyltransferase yields the protein MTMEEFEYSIDRLDDTDAIPLELLLLADPSKNSIEDYLSRGICYIYRTDKIVGTYILIKTRPNTMEIVNISVKEDMQGKGIGKRLLLHAISVSKEEGAMTLEIGTGNSSLQQLSLYQKCGFRIVGVDKDFFIRHYDEEIIENGIICRDMIRLSIDL from the coding sequence ATGACAATGGAAGAATTTGAATATAGTATTGATAGATTAGATGATACAGATGCTATACCTTTAGAGTTATTATTGTTAGCTGACCCTTCTAAAAATTCTATAGAAGATTATTTGAGTAGAGGGATTTGTTATATATATAGAACAGACAAAATAGTCGGAACTTATATTTTAATAAAAACAAGACCTAATACTATGGAGATTGTAAATATATCTGTAAAAGAAGATATGCAAGGTAAAGGAATAGGAAAAAGATTACTCTTACATGCTATATCTGTATCAAAAGAAGAAGGAGCAATGACTTTGGAAATTGGAACTGGAAATTCAAGTTTGCAACAATTATCACTATATCAGAAATGTGGATTTCGTATTGTAGGTGTAGATAAAGATTTTTTTATAAGACATTACGATGAAGAAATTATTGAAAATGGTATCATCTGTAGAGATATGATTAGATTAAGTATAGACTTATAA